One Helicobacter pylori NCTC 11637 = CCUG 17874 = ATCC 43504 = JCM 12093 genomic window, GGAGCGTTAGTGGGGGTAATTTTGGCTTTGATAATGTGGATAGCAATGGCACAACCACCATTAGCGGAGTAACTTTCAATAATAACGGCGCGCTCACTTATAAGGGTGGGAATGGTATCGGGGGGAGCATCACCTTTACTAACTCTAATATCAATCATTACAAACTCAATCTTAACGCCAATAGCGTTACCTTTAATAACAGCGCTCTGGGGAGCATGCCTAATGGCAACACTAATACTATAGGAAATGCCTACATTCTTAATGCAAATAATATTACTTTTAATAATTTGACCTTTAATGGGGGATGGTTTGTTTTTAATAGACCTGATGCTCATGTTAATTTTCAAGGCACAACCACGATCAATAACCCCACTTCACCCTTTTTGAATATGACCGGTAAAGTTACCATTAATCCTAATGCGATTTTTAATATTCAAAATTACACGCCTAGCATAGGAAGCGCTTACACGCTCTTTAGCATGAAAAATGGCAACATCACTTATAATGATGTCAATAACTTATGGAATATCATCAGGCTTAAAAACACGCAAGCCACAAAAGACAACAGCAAAAACGCCACTTCTAATAACAACACCCACACTTACCATGTAACCTACAATTTAGGCGGCACGCTCTATCATTTCAGACAAATTTTTAGCCATGATTCTATTGTTTTACAATCTGTCTATTATGGCGCGAACGATCTTTACTACACCAATAGCGTGAATATCCATGACAATGTCTTTAATTTAAAAGACATTAAAGATAATAGAGACGATACGATTTTCTACCTCAACGGCTTGAACACTTGGAATTACACTAATGCGAGATTTGCTCAAACCTATGGTGGGAAAAACAGTGCTTTAGTCTTTAACGCTACGACCCCTTGGGCTAATGGCAGCATCCCTAAATCTAACAGCACGGTGCGTTTTGGGGGGTATGAGGGAGTCAATTGGGGGAAAACGGGCTATATTACTGGCACTTTCACAGCCGATAGGGTTTATATCACCGGTAACATGATGTCTGGGAATGGCGCTCAAACCGGTGGGGGGGCGACTTTGAATTTTGTGGGCGCGACTGAAATCAATATCGCCGGGGCTGATTTTAAAAACCTAAAAACCACTTCACAAAACTCTTACATGACTTTTATGGCGTTAGGGGATAGTTCTGGGAGCGGTAAGATCAATGTTTCTCAGTCTGATTTTTACGATTGGACGGGTGGGGGGTATGATTTTACCGGTAATGGCGTTTTTGATAGCGTGAATTTCAATAAAGCCTATTACAAATTTCAAGGCCCTAAAAACACTTACACCTTTAAAAACACGAACTTTTTAGCAGGGAATTTTAAGTTTCAGGGCAAGACCACCATTGAAAAATCCGTTTTAGATGACGCTTCTTACACTTTTGAAGGCGCGAATAACACCTTTACTGAAGACAAGTTTAATGGCGGATCGTTTAATTTCAACCATACAGAGCAGACAGACGCTTTTAATAACAACTCATTTAATGGCGGATCGTTTAATTTTAACGCTAAGCAAGTGGATTTTAATCATAACTTGTTCAATGGGGGCGTGTTTAATTTCAATAATACCCCTAAAGTCAGTTTCACTGATGACACTTTCAATATGAATAGCCAATTCAAAATAAATGGCGCTCAAACAACTTTCACTTTCAATAAGGGCGTTGTTTTTAACATGCAGGGGCTTTTGAGCAGTTTAAGCGTAGGCACGACTTATCAATTGCTTAACGCTAAAAGCGTGGATTATAAGGATAATAACGCTTTGTATCAAATGTTGCGTTGGATTAGCGGAGAAAACCCTAGCGGCACGCTAGTAAATAAGGATCAGTCCACGCCAGACAGCACTAAAATTTATAATGTTCAATTCACTGATAACGGCTTGACTTACTACATTAAAGAAAATTTTAATAATGGGATCACGCTCACTCGTTTATGCACTCTAGGTTATACGCATTGCGTGAATATCCATAATGAGGTATTTCATCTTAAAAATATCAATAATAACGCCAGTAACACCGTGTTCTATCTCAACGGCATGACGACTTGGAAGGTCGCTGGCACAGGCGTTTTCACGCAAGATTATAGCGGCGCTAACAGCGTTTTAGTGTTCAACCAAACTACCCCCTTTCTTGCTGGGGCGAATCCCACTTCTAATAGCGTGGTGGGTTTTGGGAAAACTTCAGGGGCTGAATGGGGGCTAGTGGGCTATATTCAAGGCGTTTTTAAAGCCAATCAAATTGATATTACCGGCACGATTCGCTCCGGTAATGGTGCTAAAACCGGTGGGGGCGCGACTTTAGTGTTTAACGCTCAAAAACATTTGAATATCGCTAACGCTAATTTGAATAACGATAAAGCCGGTTTGCAAAATTCATGGATGAATTTCATTGTCAATAACGGCAACTTGAATGTAACAAACGCCAACTTTAGCAACCAAACCCCGCATGGAGGCTTTAACCTTAAGGCCAATAACATTACTTTTAATGGGGGGTCTGTGAGTGGAGGGGGGAATTTTGGCATGGATAACGCCAATAGCAATGGCACAACCACCATTAGCGGAGTAACTTTCAATAATAGCGGCACTTTGATTTATAAAGGGGGTGAAAACAGCGCTGGAAATTCTTTAACCCTAGAAAACAACACTTTCAATTCCTACAATATCAACGCAAAAGCGCAAAACCTAATTTTTAACAACAACTCGTTTAATGGCGGGAACTATTCGTTTAACGACACTAAAAACACCACCTTTAAAGGCACAAACACGCTTATTAATAGCAATCCTTTTAGCCGCCTTAAAGGATCAGTCTCTATTGAAAATAATAGTATTTTTAACATTGAAAGGGATTTGACCGATAAAACCACTTACACGCTTTTAAGCGGGGATAGCATCAAATACAATAACCAAGCTTTGGCGGATAATGCTTTTTCAAAAAATTTATGGAATTTAATCCATTATGGTGGCGAACGAGGGACTCTATTAAGAGCGGATAACAACACTTTTTTTGTGCAATTCACCCAAAGCAACGGCCAAAAATTTGTCTTTGAAGAGACTTTTAATCCGGGCTCTATCACTTATAAATATTTCACTATCCATTCTTCGCCTTTCCACACAGACGCTGATTCTAAGGATATTTGGAGTCAAGTGAGGAAGCAATTTGATTTCATTCCAGGAAAAACCCCTGTGTGCGTTGGCGTGTGCTATATCGCGCCTTATAAAAATCAAGACCTTATCGGCTCTAGCGCTTTTGCGTGGTCGCTGAATTTTGGGGCTACGGTGGTAGGGACTTTGCTTTTAGGGAGCGCTCAAGAAAAAGCCAATAATAATGGCGGATCGATTTGGTTTGGTAAGAATAATTTGTTGTATTTGCATGGCAATTTCAACGCGACTAATATCTTTTTAACGAATAACTTTAATGTCGGCAACCCTAACGCTGGCGGTGGGGCGACGATTAGTTTTAACGCTGATGAAACCTTGAACGCTGACGGGTTAAATTACACGAATTTCCAAACCGTGGCTATGGGCTTACAAACCAGCGCGAGCCAGCATTCTTGGGCGAATTTTAATTCCAAGCTTTCTATGGAGATTAAAAACTCTAACTTTAGGGATTTCACATGGGGAGGCTTTAATTTTAATTCAGGGCGTATCACTTTTGAAAACACCACTTTTAGCGGTTGGACCAATATTAACGGAGCGACTGAGAGCGGTTCATCGTATGTGAATATGGTTGCGAATACGGATTTGGTATTTTCTAATTCCATTTTAGGAGGGGGCATTCGCTATGATTTGAAAGCTAATAACATTGTTTTCAATAATTCTCAAATAGTCATTGATGTGTCTAAGAATGTGAATCAGTCTTCATTGAATGGGAATGTTACTTTCAATAATTCCAGGCTTTCAGTCAAGCCCAATGCGGCTATCAATATTGGGGGGGATCAGACCCAAACGACTTTAGAAAACGCTTCAAGCCTTTCTTTTTACAACAACAGCGTGGCGAATTTTAACGGCGCAACCGCTTTTAACGGGGTGTCTTATTTGAATTTGAACCCTAACGCTCAAGTAAGCTTCAATCAAGCGAATTTCAATAACGCTAATGTAACCTTTTATGGCATTCCTTTATTTGGCAAAACGCCTGATTTTGGCAGTTCTGTGCGCCTTATCAATTTCAAAGGGAATACGAATTTTAATCAAGCCACGCTCAATTTAAGGGCTAAAAATATCCATATCAATTTCCAAGGCACTTCCACTTTTGAAAATAACTCTACGATGAATCTAGCTGAAAGTTCTCAAGCGAGCTTTAATACGCTTAGCGTAGAAGGGGAAACAAATTTCAATCTCAACGGCTCAAGCTTGTTGAATTTCAATGGCAATAGCGTTTTTAACGCTCCTGTGAGTTTTTATGCCAATAATTCTCAAATTTCTTTCACTAAATTAGCGACTTTTAATTCTGACGCTTCTTTTGATTTAAACAACAACAGCACCATGAATTTTCAAAGCGTTCTTTTAAATGGCGCTTTAAACCTTTTAGGCAATGGCAGTAACAATTTGGCGATCAACGCTAAAGGGAATTTTAGTTTTGGGTCTAAAGGGATTTTGAATCTGTCTTATATGAATCTATTTGGGGGGGATAAAAAAACTTCCGTTTATGATGTGTTGCAAGCCCAAAATATTGATGGCTTAAGGGGGAATAACGGCTATGAGAAGATCCGTTTTTATGGCATACAGATTGACAAGGCTGATTACTCGTTTAATAACGGCATTCATTCTTGGAGATTCACTAACCCGCTCAATACGACTGAAACCATTACCGAAACCTTGCATAACAACCGCTTGAAAGTGCAGATCTCTCAAAACGGCGTTTCTAATAATGAAATGTTCAATCTCGCTCCTAGCTTGTATGATTACCAAAAAAACCCTTATAATGAAACCGAGAATTCCTATAATTATACAAGCGATAAGGCTGGCACTTATTATTTGACGAGCAACATCAAAGGTTTTAATCAAAACAATGAGATACCAGGAACTTATAACGCGCAAAACCAACCCTTACAAGCCTTGCACATTTACAATCAGGCTATCACTAAGCAGGATTTAAGCGTTATTGCCAGCTTGGGTAAGGAATTTTTGCCTAAAATAGCCAATCTTTTATCTTCAGGGGCTTTGGACAATCTCAATCTCAATAGTCCGGATAGTTTTGAAACTCTTTTTGGTATCTTTGAAAAATATGGTATCACTTTAACTCAAGCAAATTGGAAGAGTTTATTGGGTATTATCAATAATTTTTCCAACACGGCTAATTATCATTTCTCTCAAGGCAATCTCGTGGTGGGGGCGATCAAAGAAGGGCAAACGAACACTAATAGCGTGGTGTGGTTTGGAGGCGATGGGTATAAAGAGCCATGTGCGGTTGGAGATAACACTTGCCAGATGTTTAGACAGACTAATTTAGGGCAGTTGCTCCATTCTAGCGCGCCTTATTTGGGCTACATTAACGCTAATTTTAGGGCTAAAAACATCTACATTACCGGAACCATCGGCAGCGGGAACGCTTGGGGGAGCGGTGGGAGCGCGAATGT contains:
- a CDS encoding vacuolating cytotoxin domain-containing protein translates to MIDKNNKIDLKNKRFKNRSFKGVKKKIAKKYKIKNSPLTIYSLKTQSNLSAFFNKKIFLGLGFVSALSAEDYNSSVYWLNSVNENNNNKSYYVSPLRTWAGGNRNFTQNYNNSKLYIGTKNASATPNNNSIWFGEKGYVGFITGVFKAKDIFITGAVGSGNEWKTGGGAILVFESSNDLTADEAHFKNDKAGTQTSWMNLISNNSVHLKNTTFSNQTPNGGFNVKGKNIAYEGGSVSGGNFGFDNVDSNGTTTISGVTFNNNGALTYKGGNGIGGSITFTNSNINHYKLNLNANSVTFNNSALGSMPNGNTNTIGNAYILNANNITFNNLTFNGGWFVFNRPDAHVNFQGTTTINNPTSPFLNMTGKVTINPNAIFNIQNYTPSIGSAYTLFSMKNGNITYNDVNNLWNIIRLKNTQATKDNSKNATSNNNTHTYHVTYNLGGTLYHFRQIFSHDSIVLQSVYYGANDLYYTNSVNIHDNVFNLKDIKDNRDDTIFYLNGLNTWNYTNARFAQTYGGKNSALVFNATTPWANGSIPKSNSTVRFGGYEGVNWGKTGYITGTFTADRVYITGNMMSGNGAQTGGGATLNFVGATEINIAGADFKNLKTTSQNSYMTFMALGDSSGSGKINVSQSDFYDWTGGGYDFTGNGVFDSVNFNKAYYKFQGPKNTYTFKNTNFLAGNFKFQGKTTIEKSVLDDASYTFEGANNTFTEDKFNGGSFNFNHTEQTDAFNNNSFNGGSFNFNAKQVDFNHNLFNGGVFNFNNTPKVSFTDDTFNMNSQFKINGAQTTFTFNKGVVFNMQGLLSSLSVGTTYQLLNAKSVDYKDNNALYQMLRWISGENPSGTLVNKDQSTPDSTKIYNVQFTDNGLTYYIKENFNNGITLTRLCTLGYTHCVNIHNEVFHLKNINNNASNTVFYLNGMTTWKVAGTGVFTQDYSGANSVLVFNQTTPFLAGANPTSNSVVGFGKTSGAEWGLVGYIQGVFKANQIDITGTIRSGNGAKTGGGATLVFNAQKHLNIANANLNNDKAGLQNSWMNFIVNNGNLNVTNANFSNQTPHGGFNLKANNITFNGGSVSGGGNFGMDNANSNGTTTISGVTFNNSGTLIYKGGENSAGNSLTLENNTFNSYNINAKAQNLIFNNNSFNGGNYSFNDTKNTTFKGTNTLINSNPFSRLKGSVSIENNSIFNIERDLTDKTTYTLLSGDSIKYNNQALADNAFSKNLWNLIHYGGERGTLLRADNNTFFVQFTQSNGQKFVFEETFNPGSITYKYFTIHSSPFHTDADSKDIWSQVRKQFDFIPGKTPVCVGVCYIAPYKNQDLIGSSAFAWSLNFGATVVGTLLLGSAQEKANNNGGSIWFGKNNLLYLHGNFNATNIFLTNNFNVGNPNAGGGATISFNADETLNADGLNYTNFQTVAMGLQTSASQHSWANFNSKLSMEIKNSNFRDFTWGGFNFNSGRITFENTTFSGWTNINGATESGSSYVNMVANTDLVFSNSILGGGIRYDLKANNIVFNNSQIVIDVSKNVNQSSLNGNVTFNNSRLSVKPNAAINIGGDQTQTTLENASSLSFYNNSVANFNGATAFNGVSYLNLNPNAQVSFNQANFNNANVTFYGIPLFGKTPDFGSSVRLINFKGNTNFNQATLNLRAKNIHINFQGTSTFENNSTMNLAESSQASFNTLSVEGETNFNLNGSSLLNFNGNSVFNAPVSFYANNSQISFTKLATFNSDASFDLNNNSTMNFQSVLLNGALNLLGNGSNNLAINAKGNFSFGSKGILNLSYMNLFGGDKKTSVYDVLQAQNIDGLRGNNGYEKIRFYGIQIDKADYSFNNGIHSWRFTNPLNTTETITETLHNNRLKVQISQNGVSNNEMFNLAPSLYDYQKNPYNETENSYNYTSDKAGTYYLTSNIKGFNQNNEIPGTYNAQNQPLQALHIYNQAITKQDLSVIASLGKEFLPKIANLLSSGALDNLNLNSPDSFETLFGIFEKYGITLTQANWKSLLGIINNFSNTANYHFSQGNLVVGAIKEGQTNTNSVVWFGGDGYKEPCAVGDNTCQMFRQTNLGQLLHSSAPYLGYINANFRAKNIYITGTIGSGNAWGSGGSANVSFESATNLVLNQANIDAKGNDKLFSYLGKEGIEKLFGEKGLGNALSNIIYEESLNDNAIPKDLASMIPKDFGSKTLSSLLSPTEVNNLLGVSAFKNAIMEILNSKTVGDVFGENGLLNALDPIKRKEIDQMLLEQIQAHSSGFEKFIVKTLGIENVENFINTWYGKQSLSSFANNFVPGGLNQALDKIGSSADAKDLQNFLDKTTFGDILNQMINQAPLINKLISWLGPQDLSVLVNIALNSITNPSKELTSTISSIGEKALNDLLGEGVVNKIMSNQVLGQMINKIIADKGLGGVYHQGLGSILPQSLQKELEQLGLGSLLKPKGLNNLWQKGNFNFVAKNHVFVNNSSFNNATGGELNFVAGKSIIFNGKNTINFTQYQGKLSFVSKDFSNISLDTLNATNGLTLNAPRNDVSVQKGQICVNVLNCMTAKGSAKTANSSSSTITPTDETLEVNANNFTFLGTIKANGLVDFSKVLQNTTIGTLNLEPNATFKANNLIVNNAFNNNSNYRADISGNLNVVKGAALSTNENGLNVGGNFKSEGSLIFNLNNPTHQTIINVTGASTIMSYNNQALIHFNTQLKQGAYTLIDAKRMLYGYDNQTILGGSLSDYLKLYTLIDFNGKRMQLNGDSLSYDNKPVNIKDGGLVVSFKDNQGQMVYSSILYDKVQVTVSEKPMDIHAPSLEYYIQHIQGRAGLDAIKSAGNNSLMWLNALFVAKGGNPLFAPYYLQDTPTKHIVNLMEDVSSALGMLTKPSLKNNSTDVLQLNTYTQQMSRLAKLSNFASFDSTDFSERLSSLKNQRFADAIPNAMDVILKYSQRDKLKNNLWATGVGGVSFVENGTGTLYGVNVGYDRFIKGVIVGGYAAYGYSGFYERITNSKSDNVDVGLYARAFIKKSELTFSVNETWGANKNQISSNDTLLSMINQSYKYSTWTTNAKVNYGYDFMFKNKSIILKPQIGLRYYYIGMTGLEGVMNNALYNQFKANADPSKKSVLTIDFAFENRHYFNKNSYFYAIGGIGRDLLVRSMGDKLVRFIGDNTLSYRKGELYNTFASITTGGEVRLFKSFYANAGVGARFGLDYKMINITGNIGMRLAF